A genomic stretch from Penicillium digitatum chromosome 4, complete sequence includes:
- a CDS encoding Amino acid transporter, transmembrane — protein sequence MARDVVTAYQEPTDSESGYNEKKVLEDQSPQYQDAFGDEEGAEVKYKTMKWWQTGMFMIAESVSLGVLSLPKTLAQLGLAPALVLIIGLGILATYTGYTIHQFRARYPHIQNLADAGEVLFGAFGRELFGLGQLLFSIFIMGSHILTFSVMMNTVTNHGTCTMVFTAVGFAICFVCSLPRTMKNMTYISCMSFASIVTAVIVTMVAVGVQNQGGQNLKATIDTDLVQAFSAVTNIVFAYCAHVAFFGLIAEMEQPQDFPKALVMLQTFEIIFYTVAAVVIYYYVGQEVTSPALGSAGPVLKKVAYGIAIPTIIGAGVVNGHIGLKYIYVRLFRGTDRMQKRDLIAVGSWVGIGLACWVIAWIIADAIPVFSDLLSLISSLFASWFSYGLGGVYWLHINKGKWFSSPRKIALTILNVCIILIGGCMCGLGLYVSGKAIHDDSSNNSFSCASNAVV from the exons ATGGCTCGCGATGTAGTGACAGCCTACCAGGAGCCGACTGACTCGGAGTCGGGATATAATGAAAAGAAAGTGTTGGAGGATCAGAGCCCACAGTATCAGGATGCCTTTGGAGATGAGGAGGGTGCCGAGGTTAAGTATAAAACTATGAAGTGGTG GCAAACGGGAATGT TCATGATCGCCGAATCCGTCTCTCTGGGTGTCTTGTCCCTACCCAAGACCCTCGCCCAGCTAGGCCTCGCCCCAGCtctcgtcctcatcatcggACTGGGCATTCTCGCGACCTATACCGGATACACGATCCACCAATTCCGCGCTCGATACCCCCATATCCAGAACTTGGCCGACGCTGGCGAGGTCCTGTTCGGTGCTTTCGGACGCGAGCTGTTCGGCCTCGGACAGCTGCTCTTTTCGATTTTCATCATGGGTTCTCACATCCTGACTTTCAGTGTTATGATGAATACCGTCACCAACCACGGAACTTGTACAATGGTTTTCACAGCTGTCGGATTCGCCATCTGTTTTGTCTGTTCTCTGCCCCGTACCATGAAGAACATGACCTACATCTCGTGCATGT CTTTCGCTAGTATCGTGACGGCTGTCATCGTCACCATGGTTGCAGTCGGTGTGCAGAACCAGGGTGGTCAGAACCTCAAGGCGACGATCGACACCGATCTGGTCCAGGCCTTTAGCGCTGTCACCAACATCGTCTTTGCTTACTGCGCCCACGTGGCTTTCTTCGGGTTGATTGCTGAGATGGAGCAACCTCAGGATTTCCCCAAGGCTCTGGTCATGCTGCAGACCTTTGAAATTATCTTCTACACCGTCGCcgcagtcgtgatctactACTATGTTGGCCAGGAAGTTACATCCCCCGCCCTTGGGTCCGCGGGTCCTGTTCTGAAGAAGGTTGCTTACGGAATTGCCATCCCAACT ATTATCGGAGCTGGTGTCGTCAACGGCCACATCGGTCTGAAGTATATCTACGTCCGCCTGTTCCGCGGCACGGACCGCATGCAGAAGCGTGACTTGATTGCCGTTGGCTCCTGGGTCGGCATTGGCCTTGCTTGCTGGGTTATTGCTTGGATCATTGCCGATGCCATTCCCGTCTTCAGTGATTTGCTGAGTCTGATCAGTTCGCTGTTCGCTAGTTGGTTCAGTTACGGTCTTGGTGGTGTGTACTGGTTGCACATCAACAAGGGCAAGTGGTTCTCTTCGCCCCGCAAGATTGCACTGACTATTTTGAACGTGTGCATTATCCTGATTGGTGGTTGCATGTGTGGTCTTGGTCTTTACGTTTCCGGCAAAGCCATTCATGACGACTCCTCCAACAACAGCTTCTCGTGCGCTAGTAATGCCGTGGTTTAA
- a CDS encoding 8-amino-7-oxononanoate synthase, with translation MAAPQPGSSSAASPKPLVASLSAALLRREAKSARRRLTVLPRTAVDFSSNDFLSLSTSPAYRERFLALLNNISPSFPLASGGSRLLDGNSAYAEELENFVAAFHQAPTALLFNSGYDANVGVLSSIPQPGDVILYDELIHASVHEGMRLSRAGPRKMFAHSSPTGLKEALQSQIAEDPAIAEGTRNVFVVIESIYSMDGDVAPIKEFIAVVDELLPHGNGYFYVDEAHATGVFGPRGAGVVQELGIQDRIFIRVHTFGKALASHGAMVLCGPETRDYLINYARSLIYTTALGFPFLASIRAAYELLSSGETESLQCRLQELIRHLRQRLDGLRTHQSVMFEVDHFPTSPIISLRTSQPRQLASRCQENGFIVRAIMPPTIPEGRERVRVCLHAGNTESEIDGLTRMIQSWLDQSYRNASKL, from the exons aTGGCTGCTCCTCAACCCGGGTCATCGAGCGCAGCCTCGCCCAAACCCCTTGTTGCCTCACTATCTGCCGCGTTGTTGCGCCGAGAAGCTAAATCAGCCCGTCGGAGGCTGACCGTTTTACCCCGGACAGCTGTGGATTTTTCTTCCAATGACTTCCTGTCACTGTCAACGTCTCCTGCATACCGAGAACGGTTTCTGGCACTTTTGAATAATATATCACCATCATTCCCTCTAGCCAGCGGAGGTTCTCGGCTACTAGATGGGAATTCGGCTTACGCGGAAGAGCTCGAGAACTTTGTCGCGGCATTCCATCAAGCCCCAACAGCACTTCTATTCAACTCCGGATATGATGCCAATGTCGGCGTACTGTCCAGCATTCCCCAGCCAGGTGATGTGATTTTGTACGACGAGCTCATCCACGCCAGTGTTCATGAGGGTATGCGACTGTCGCGGGCCGGTCCGCGGAAGATGTTTGCTCACAGTTCGCCAACTGGCTTGAAAGAGGCTCTGCAATCTCAAATAGCCGAAGACCCTGCAATCGCAGAAGGCACGCGCAATGTCTTCGTGGTCATAGAGTCTATCTACAGCATGGACGGTGACGTTGCTCCTATCAAGGAGTTTATCGCGGTTGTTGATGAGCTGCTACCTCACGGTAATGGATATTTCTATGTCGACGAAGCGCATGCAACTGGTGTATTTGGACCGCGGGGTGCTGGGGTGGTTCAGGAACTCGGCATTCAGGATCGCATTTTCATCCGAGTGCACACATTCGGCAAGGCACTAGCGAGTCATGGAG CCATGGTTCTCTGTGGACCAGAGACAAGGGATTACCTGATCAACTACGCCCGGAGTCTGATCTACACCACTGCTCTAGGATTCCCATTTCTGGCATCGATTCGCGCGGCATATGAGCTCTTATCATCCGGTGAAACTGAATCA TTACAATGCCGGCTTCAGGAGTTGATCCGCCATCTCCGACAGCGGCTTGACGGCCTCCGTACACATCAATCGGTCATGTTCGAAGTCGACCATTTCCCCACGTCTCCCATCATCTCCCTTCGCACATCGCAGCCACGACAACTGGCGAGTCGCTGCCAGGAAAACGGATTCATTGTGCGAGCGATTATGCCACCGACGATACCCGAGGGAAGGGAACGGGTGCGCGTGTGTTTACATGCGGGAAACACCGAGAGTGAGATCGATGGTTTGACGCGAATGATCCAGTCGTGGCTCGATCAAAGTTATAGAAATGCGTCAAAATTATGA
- a CDS encoding Sodium P-type ATPase, putative — protein MSQAAQKGSGPESPTDSTQQPLSQPAHSLSFEDVIGELQTNSDDGLTTAAVKQRLEKYGENTLEGDEGVSLAKIVIRQIANAMMLVLIIAMAVSFGIQSWIEGGFIAAVIALNIVVGVYQDYAAEKTMDSLRSLSSPTGVVSRDGKTATVPANEIVPGDMVELKVGDTVPADVRLVEAFNFETDEALLTGESLPVQKEAEAIFEVDTGPGDRLNIAYSSSTVTRGRARGVVVGTGMKTEIGAIALALRGTGSKRRPVKRGPEGETKKRWYIQAWTLTTTDAIGRFLGTNVGTPLQRKLSKLALLLFAIAVVFAIVVAASNNWRGDNEVIIYAVATGLAMIPACLVVVLTITMAVGTKQMVQRHVIVRKLDSLEALGAVTNICSDKTGTLTQGRMVAKRAWLPSLGTYSVGASSEPLNPQDGELSLMAEPPVKLGAENLGSPASSDDLLKDNDTLKDFLNVTAMANLAHLHQSATEGWQARGEPTDIAIQVFASRFNWGLDRWTKGDKPIWQQQAEYPFDSSVKKMSVIFTKHDDNSEKSREMIFTKGAVERVLEACTTIKWKPDSQPVPINGEMRSEILQNMEALAKEGLRVLAMAGRENFSPAKEGDPLPREEVEKDLSFYGLIGLYDPPRPETAGAIALCYKAGISVHMVTGDHPGTARAIAAQVGIIPANMDLIAKDVADAMVMTASQFDKLTEDEIDELPTLPLVIARCAPNTKVRMIDALHRRGRFVAMTGDGVNDSPSLKRADVGIAMGQNGSDVAKDASELVLSDDNFASIINGIEEGRRIFDNIQKFVLHLLAENVALALTLLIGLAFKDDSSQSVFPISPVEIIWIIMVTSGLPDMGLGMEIAAPEVMDRPPQSKQGIFTWEIIIDTLVYGVWMAALCLSAFSLVMFRWGNGDLAQGCNTHYNDPSKPYDCDTVFRARATTFTCMTWFALFLAWEMMHLRRSFFQMQPNSTKLFTQWMHDIWRNKVLFFGIMTGFVLAFPIIYIPVINHRVFKHSNISWEWAIVFVETVLFFLGIESWKWCKRVYFRRQDRKAVDRGDGDRRDLSDFSRFTTMDRSDTRASEIKVEQSMV, from the exons ATGTCGCAGGCAGCTCAAAAAGGCTCTGGTCCTGAGAGCCCTACTGACAGTACACAGCAACCTCTCTCCCAACCCGCCCATAGTCTCTCATTCGAAGATGTCATCGGCGAACTCCAAACAAACTCCGACGATGGTCTGACAACTGCAGCGGTCAAGCAGCGCCTTGAAAAATATGGCGAGAACACACTCGAAGGAGACGAAGGTGTCTCCTTGGCGAAGATCGTCATTCGACAGATCGCCAATGCCATGATGCTG GTCCTCATTATCGCCATGGCCGTTAGTTTTGGTATCCAGTCCTGGATCGAAGGAGGTTTCATCGCTGCCGTCATCGCTCTTAACATCGTAGTCGGTGTCTACCAAGACTACGCCGCAGAGAAGACCATGGATTCGCTACGCTCACTCAGCTCGCCTACAGGTGTTGTCTCTCGCGATGGCAAGACTGCAACCGTCCCAGCCAATGAGATTGTCCCCGGCGATATGGTCGAATTGAAAGTAGGAGACACTGTTCCTGCTGATGTCAG GCTTGTCGAAGCATTTAACTTTGAAACCGACGAAGCGCTGCTAACTGGCGAGTCCCTCCCGGTACAGAAGGAGGCGGAGGCGATCTTCGAGGTCGACACTGGCCCAGGCGACAGGCTGAACATTGCCTACAGTTCGTCGACCGTAACCCGAGGACGAGCACGTGGTGTCGTGGTTGGAACCGGAATGAAAACCGAGATTGGAGCTATCGCCCTAGCCCTCCGCGGAACTGGCTCGAAGCGTCGTCCTGTTAAGCGTGGACCCGAAGGCGAAACAAAGAAGAGATGGTATATCCAGGCCTGGACATTGACGACCACTGATGCTATTGGTCGGTTCCTGGGCACCAATGTTGGCACTCCTTTGCAGCGGAAACTGTCCAAGCTGGCACTTCTGCTGTTTGCCATTGCTGTCGTTTTTGCGATTGTCGTTGCTGCGTCGAACAACTGGCGTGGTGATAACGAGGTCATCATTTATGCGGTCGCAACTGGTCTGGCTATGATTCCGGCCTGTTTAGTGGTTGTCTTGACTATCACCATGGCCGTCGGAACAAAACAGATGGTCCAACGTCACGTAATTGTTCGGAAGCTGGATTCCTTGGAGGCACTCGGTGCTGTTACCAATATCTGCTCAGACAAGACTGGTACTCTGACCCAAGGCCGTATGGTTGCAAAGAGGGCTTGGCTTCCATCCCTGGGAACTTACTCAGTTGGTGCCTCGAGTGAGCCTCTCAACCCCCAAGACGGTGAGCTGAGCTTGATGGCCGAGCCCCCAGTCAAACTGGGTGCGGAGAATCTGGGTAGTCCAGCATCATCAGATGATTTGTTGAAAGACAATGACACACTCAAGGACTTCCTCAACGTCACTGCCATGGCCAACCTGGCCCATCTCCACCAAAGTGCCACTGAGGGGTGGCAGGCTCGCGGAGAACCTACCGACATTGCCATTCAGGTTTTTGCCTCTCGATTCAATTGGGGTCTAGATCGCTGGACCAAGGGCGACAAGCCGATCTGGCAACAACAGGCCGAGTACCCATTTGACTCAAGCGTCAAGAAGATGTCCGTCATTTTCACTAAGCACGACGACAACTCCGAGAAGAGCCGCGAAATGATCTTCACCAAGGGCGCTGTGGAGCGAGTTCTCGAGGCATGCACCACTATCAAATGGAAGCCTGACTCCCAGCCTGTTCCTATCAACGGTGAAATGCGCAGTGAAATCTTGCAGAACATGGAGGCTTTGGCTAAAGAGGGTCTTCGTGTGCTTGCTATGGCCGGCCGTGAGAACTTCTCTCCAGCAAAAGAAGGTGATCCTCTTCCCCGTGAGGAGGTTGAGAAGGATTTGTCTTTCTATGGATTGATCGGTCTCTATGATCCTCCTCGCCCGGAGACGGCAGGAGCTATTGCTTTGTGCTACAAGGCTGGAATCTCCGTGCACATGGTTACTGGTGACCACCCCGGTACTGCGCGTGCGATCGCTGCTCAAGTCGGAATCATTCCCGCGAATATGGATTTGATCGCTAAGGATGTTGCTGATGCTATGGTTATGACGGCTTCCCAGTTTGATAAATTGACCGAAGACGAGATTGATGAACTTCCCACCCTTCCATTAGTTATTGCTCGGTGTGCGCCTAATACCAAAGTCCGTATGATTGATGCACTGCACCGTCGTGGGCGCTTTGTGGCTATGACCGGTGACGGAGTCAATGACTCTCCCTCGCTTAAGCGGGCTGATGTCGGCATTGCCATGGGTCAGAATGGATCCGATGTGGCCAAAGATGCTTCCGAACTTGTGTTGTCTGATGATAACTTCGCCTCTATAATCAACGGTATTGAGGAAGGTCGTCGGATTTTCGACAACATCCAGAAATTCGTTCTGCATCTTCTTGCGGAAAATGTTGCCTTGGCTTTGACCCTGCTGATTGGATTGGCCTTCAAGGACGACAGCAGCCAGTCTGTCTTCCCTATCTCCCCGGTCGAGATCATCTGGATAATCATGGTTACCTCTGGTCTCCCTGACATGGGCCTCGGAATGGAGATCGCTGCCCCAGAAGTGATGGACCGGCCACCGCAAAGC AAACAAGGCATCTTCACCTGGGAAATCATTATCGACACCCTCGTCTACGGAGTCTGGATGGCTGCCCTCTGTCTGTCGGCATTCTCTCTCGTCATGTTCCGATGGGGCAATGGCGATCTCGCCCAGGGCTGCAACACACATTACAACGACCCTAGCAAACCCTACGACTGCGATACAGTTTTCCGTGCCCGCGCTACTACCTTTACTTGCATGACATGGTTCGCCCTCTTCCTCGCCTGGGAGATGATGCACCTACGCCGCAGCTTCTTCCAGATGCAGCCCAACTCAACGAAACTCTTTACCCAGTGGATGCATGATATCTGGCGCAACAAGGTCCTCTTCTTTGGCATCATGACTGGTTTCGTTCTTGCCTTCCCTATTATCTACATCCCCGTCATAAATCACAGGGTCTTCAAGCACAGCAATATCTCCTGGGAGTGGGCTATAGTTTTTGTTGAGACGgtgcttttcttccttggcaTTGAGAGCTGGAAGTGGTGTAAGCGTGTTTACTTCCGTCGCCAGGACCGAAAGGCTGTAGATCGAGGTGATGGTGATCGTCGGGATCTGAGCGATTTCAGTCGATTTACTACCATGGACCGCTCGGATACTCGGGCTAGTGAAATCAAGGTAGAGCAATCTATGGTCTAG
- a CDS encoding Onanonoxo-7-onima-8-eninoihtemlysoneda, which yields MPPVGAALWRSLRAHQVYGANTDVGKTIISTVLCNAVQRQKQRAAFLKPVSTGALDDADDRHLQRYGAGTLTKCLHQFDDPVSPHLAAKDKFIPRDDDLLASIHTTLSDWARSDIDFALVETAGGVHSPGPNGNSQADLYRPLRLPIVLVADSRLGGISSSISAYESLLVRGYDVSSVLLFRDEYYQNHEYLRDYFQKKSIPLVSLPAPPSRPSHLDADSRLRDEEAMLNYYKKSAEQSEILRLLDEMSANNTERVQRLEEMTDRAQEVIWYPFTQHQGMKAKDITVIDSAHDDYFQTFGSNTPKDSQSELRPTFDGSASWWTQGLGHGNPELSLSAAYAAGRYGHVMFAGAVHEPALSLADKLLKSIENPRLTKVFYTDNGSTGMEVAVKMGLRASCDRYGWDASQEQIGILGLKGSYHGDTIGVMDCSEPSTFNKKVEWYRGRGYWFDFPLVKMVGRSWKVEIPGELQTELGDDVDFASLGSIFDLSQRLESVTAQRYKNYIRRTIEDLVQRQGLKFGALILEPVILGAGGMLFCDPLFQRCLTDVVRDYPELFSTNAPPPTQAPSWSGLPIIFDEVFTGLYRLGRRTSASFLGVHPDVAVNAKLLTGGLVPLCTTIASEEIFSAFSSPEKSDALLHGHSYTAHAVGCTVAVDSLKAMAELDANGTWDAYRADWRSSSPAAAEASTPDVWSVWSHGLLQDLSSTNSVESVFAIGTVLSISLRDEAGGGYNSNAAKGLQQRLAVGGDQFNCHSRVLGNVLYLMSSVTSKPESLREMERLLRSALM from the exons ATGCCTCCAGTTGGCGCAGCGCTTTGGCGCAGTTTACGAGCCCACCAAGTCTACGGGGCTAACACAGACGTGGGGAAGACGATTATCTCCACGGTGTTGTGTAATGCTGTTCAACGGCAGAAACAGCGGGCCGCATTCCTCAAGCCTGTGTCAACAGGGGCATTGGATGATGCCGACGATAG GCACTTACAACGTTACGGGGCTGGGACACTCACCAAGTGTCTCCACCAATTCGATGACCCAGTGAGCCCGCATTTGGCAGCCAAGGACAAATTC ATTCCGCGAGACGATGATCTCCTCGCATCCATACATACCACGCTGTCCGACTGGGCGCGGTCGGACATTGATTTCGCCCTTGTTGAGACCGCCGGGGGTGTGCACTCCCCGGGCCCCAATGGCAACTCACAGGCAGACTTGTATCGACCACTCCGGCTGCCAATCGTGCTAGTGGCAGACTCTCGCCTAGGGGGGATCTCTTCTTCGATCTCTGCCTACGAGTCGTTGCTCGTCCGTGGCTATGATGTTTCGTCGGTTCTCTTGTTCCGAGATGAGTACTACCAAAATCACGAATACCTTCGTGATTATTTCCAGAAAAAAAGCATTCCATTAGTTTCACTACCGGCACCTCCTTCCAGACCATCACATCTGGATGCTGACTCCCGATTAAGGGACGAAGAGGCCATGCTCAACTATTACAAAAAGTCCGCAGAGCAGTCGGAGATCCTCCGACTGCTTGACGAGATGTCCGCCAACAATACCGAGCGCGTCCAGCGCCTGGAAGAGATGACCGACCGCGCGCAAGAGGTGATATGGTATCCCTTTACTCAACATCAAGGCATGAAGGCCAAGGACATTACCGTCATCGACTCAGCGCATGACGATTACTTCCAAACCTTCGGCTCCAACACACCGAAAGATTCCCAAAGCGAACTGCGCCCAACTTTTGACGGATCTGCGTCTTGGTGGACGCAAGGCTTGGGCCACGGTAATCCCGAGCTGTCACTATCTGCTGCGTATGCCGCCGGTCGGTACGGACATGTCATGTTCGCAGGAGCTGTCCATGAGCCAGCACTTTCGCTTGcggacaagttactgaaaTCCATCGAAAATCCAAGACTCACCAAGGTCTTCTACACAGATAATGGCAGCACAGGAATGGAAGTTGCTGTCAAGATGGGTCTACGCGCTTCTTGCGACCGGTACGGCTGGGACGCCAGCCAGGAGCAGATTGGTATTCTTGGACTCAAGGGGAGCTACCACGGTGACACCATCGGTGTGATGGATTGTTCGGAGCCTTCAACATTCAATAAGAAGGTTGAGTGGTATCGCGGTCGTGGCTATTGGTTCGATTTCCCTCTTGTCAAGATGGTTGGCAGATCGTGGAAAGTTGAGATACCCGGTGAGCTGCAGACAGAACTCGGCGACGATGTTGATTTCGCTTCATTGGGGTCGATCTTTGACCTCAGCCAGCGTCTTGAGTCGGTCACTGCCCAGCGTTACAAGAACTACATCCGTCGCACAATTGAGGATCTAGTCCAGCGTCAAGGGCTAAAGTTTGGTGCATTAATTCTGGAACCAGTCATCCTCGGTGCGGGTGGAATGCTTTTCTG TGATCCACTCTTCCAAAGatgtctgactgatgtggTCCGCGACTATCCGGAGCTATTCTCCACCAACGCTCCCCCTCCCACGCAAGCTCCGTCGTGGTCCGGACTGCCAATCATCTTCGATGAAGTCTTTACCGGATTGTACCGTCTCGGCCGTCGCACATCCGCGTCTTTCTTAGGTGTACACCCCGACGTCGCCGTCAACGCTAAACTTCTCACGGGTGGGCTGGTACCGCTATGTACGACTATCGCTAGCGAGGAAATTTTCAGTGCTTTCTCAAGTCCTGAGAAGAGCGATGCCCTCCTCCATGGCCACAGTTACACCGCCCATGCCGTTGGATGCACGGTTGCTGTTGATTCCTTGAAGGCCATGGCTGAGCTTGATGCTAATGGAACGTGGGATGCATACCGCGCTGACTGGCGTAGCAGCTCGCCTGCTGCTGCCGAAGCTTCAACTCCAGATGTGTGGAGTGTCTGGTCGCACGGTCTTCTCCAGGACCTATCTTCCACGAACTCGGTGGAGAGCGTGTTTGCTATTGGAACCGTGCTTAGTATTTCACTTCGGGATGAAGCTGGTGGAG GCTACAACTCCAATGCTGCTAAGGGACTGCAGCAGAGGCTGGCTGTTGGCGGTGATCAGTTCAATTGTCACTCGCGCGTCCTTGGCAATGTTCTTTACCTGATGTCCAGTGTGACTTCCAAGCCCGAGTCGCTCCGAGAGATGGAGCGTCTCCTCCGATCAGCATTAATGTAG